From Punica granatum isolate Tunisia-2019 chromosome 1, ASM765513v2, whole genome shotgun sequence:
GATTCATGCAATGGTTGTGCGCACccaaatttaatctcgtcggggcacgcatgcgcgatgCCTGTGCAACGCGGcctgggagtgtccaccttcccggggacgcgcgacggacgcacgtgagaaggagtcaccacctgtcattttacgacctgaaggtcgagggctggcaagttacccgggtctaggggtacggggtacacctaaatgctaaggcaatggtcatgcggaaccgaaaatccgaattcgggggttctattacgtgcgggcctatatcccgcacgcccttgcggtactctagtttgctaggcatgtcgtttagtttatttaccacgtgatttagggttgcacttgcctcgcccattttgacaccgtaaaatcgatgaattgatcaagttgggccaagaatccggaAGATGAGTATGCTTGCGTGTCGAGGAATCTGtccactatcttagcgttacagttcatcgaaccgtgatggtcgattccctgcgcgaaccgagaccgcgtGTATTCGAACTTACTCATCTCTCGGTagcaatagaccgacttgaccggttcgacactcggacctctcgctcgccgatcggggatccttacaaatgaatgagtgaatgtacaaataaaatcctcacaatgttctctcgaataattacaaaatgtaACTAAATAAGTGAATGGACCCGATCGGTTCgcgttgggccaatattccactctgactcaccgtgtattttaaacgaccgataaacaaattaaggcaacgcgggctcaaagagccgggggtcgggtccgatcgatccaacggtttgcaggagagtCGGTTGGTTCCCACTGTTTCtgatggaccgatcgagttcccgggtgatatctaaacccgtttcacgcgccTTATCCAaatttgccttccacataggccgcattcggagtgtgactgTGAaccgaggctagatcccattccgcactcgggttgcacgcgctcggtggaataggaggcgttggacctcgtatTCGGTGATtcggggcattggaccccatgtaacacgtaacctatgggctcgggcccgaatcgcgacaaATCAGGAAATGCAgggataaaacagaagaaaactaatgaaactgatgaaatacagacaacaactgataagtatcggtgaatacagacaagttgtatattaggccgaatgtacgtgatttaatcagttattaaccggggttggttGGCAAACAACGTATCTAACCtgggcaaacatagatggtggactagaatagggttctaagccgattacatgtgtgtgttcgttttatgattcttattcagtgaggtgacactgcggcttcaccgaattagccaaacccatgttttgactctagattggaatctatcattccgcctatccattagctagtgtttgattaggccgaatgtatgattaatccggttgttcgtgttttgtaactgaaataaaatgctccccaccgaatctacgataggaagaaagGAACACCGAAAATAAACGAAATGGgccgcgcgaatgaaactcgcacccgaacgggttgtcctttcttgttcatagttctaggtgtttccaactccctaaagcctagggtatcggtgagtcacggaatgacgattatgcccttggatgataaaattgcaatgttcgtgtataaattggagatcgcgttacacgaagaagtctaagaaggactcgtgcgtcttgactcgagccgcctcaaatcgggcccgaactcgagtcatagcacccaagtactcgttagacgtctattttattcgtgttacgtgtctcggtattttgaaattgtgagctttttaatgagaaagggcattctcgccgttccgtaaatcatcgatgcgtttacaaattaataaccaatttatccaattatttagtccaagtgatttaattagccgagtAGCACGTCCCGCTTATctcgtttgtgaaattattcgatgttTGTTGTTCCTTGTTACGGTTATGGTTGCGACGGGTGGTATCGGGATCTAACATATAGAATAAGTAATAAACGTATAGACAAcgataaaaaaggaaatgtaattacgaacaattccaaggaccGACTTTGGAATAATGGAAAGGCCAACCGAGACTCCCACGAGGTcacggatgattcggccacctctcaaGGGTGAGtggccgaatactccttgacccggCTTGAGTTTCGGTAGGTCTTTCACATTGTTCCTAACCGCCCCTCGCATACACCATATAATATGCACGTAATATAACCCGCATTTCATTAAATAGACGTCGGCGCGATCCCTATTTCCATAAACAAACATACGATACACTCAAAAATAACATATTCATGGAATCAACAAAACGACATTGACTCATTTAACGATAAACTCGGAAGTAAATTACGAGAAGAGCACGGCATCACGAAGCAAAGAGCCCTAAGGCTTCGAATGGGtcaagggacctctcggcccCCTTGCAAGGAGGATGGCCGTGGGCCTCCCTTGACACATCCGACCCCTTTGGTTCTTTTACTCCTAGATCCCGAACCTTTCCTGTCGTGCATGCATATCATGATCACAGTTAGAGATAGTGAGGGGTAGGGATCAACGAATCTCGGGGTGAAAGAGCTTCCCGTGCGTCCGTGAGGGACAaagggactctcggccatcccttcGGGAGGCATGGCCGTGAGTTCCGTGGCCCTTACGGACCACAAGAGGCTCTCCAACCTCGAAATAGGTCGTCTCCCATTATGGCATACACGTTCATGCAACGTTCGGACGTAACAAAGAGAGTAAAAACACGTAACGATGCATGGGATTGCATGGGAAGCCcggatccgaaagaaaaatggcaACTTTCGTGCATTCGGGTACTTTAAATCACATTAACACTTCATATGACCAAAcatcgaggatcctagctcttctaagttgtagaggacgttacctagcctcgttgcacgaggagaagagtcggggaagcggctgtgggagtcgctagactcggtttGAAGTTACGAGTGGATGACCCGAGAGGGAGGCAGCCGCGGCAACTCGGGAAGaacggggtcggcacgctagctccggccatggcacggtgcgaggttgggctcgttggactcctaagaggcagatctagacgTCCGTGGACaaacccgaacgtgccaagccctagatgaacccgaaacagtgagagaaagttcggtgtGAAAGCAAATAACCCGGTAAGAGAAGAAATgatgaaacggtggttgtgcatggtggatcggccctcggctcgtgaccacctcttcacgagagagggtgagggttgtgaggaaccctttgaacgtgatggcacgactcggcaaaGTCGTGGAGTGAGATGGCACGTTGTTGAGGCTTGGTGCACGCGTCTAGCGTCCTAGGGAGCCGGTTCTTCTCACAGCCAAAACACGttgatggaggcttcaaatgagaaatctaagcccggaaatggacttagggggtggaaaatatgtggGCTAGGAAGTTTTGTGactttggcttaagtcgggtcgggtggttacgggaataccgggtggttttccgatggttttggccttggctcGGGATGGACGAAtgagtgggagtgggctggagtttgagaggattctagagggagattggcttgagagagaaggagaatgaagaagtgattaagtctaatgatgaatgggaacttataggctagGCTAATGGTTCGGTTAAGGAGAGTTAATCGCGGTTAAAGGTCCTAATGGGGGGCTGCCGAATTCAAGAAGGGATTAAGATGGGGTTTGGGTCATGTGgagtgtggggaaagcaaaggggaagtgatggagtgatggatggatgataggaagtgatgggtgtgtaagagaaaatttgaatttgtggaggGGAGTGCATGGAGCCGTCGGCCATAGGGCAAGCCGCGGCTGATTGCGGGCGAACCGTGGCTtggagggttgagccgtggcttggtggcttggcttggctgagctgtgggtcccatccgattaagagaaaagccggaaaaagccCGAGACtcgattgaacgcgcgtccgatctccgatgcccaattaatttatagatttggaatgctggaacgaagaggatttgattgagcctaatatcgccatgcgtcgtgtgaacgaatgttcgggcgactcggcgcctcgagagttggttttgccctgttcggacattcggagtggagttgagcgtcctcggtccccgattgcCCCTTTGTGCACCTCAatgttcgtttcggtgacccttccGCCTCATGGGAGATCGTCGGCTCGTTGtccccgaccgaagaccgttggcccgggaagacctaatGACTTGTGACCGGGCTTTCTCAGTTGTTccccgaatgtcttgaggtgttcgggggtcgctgtgatctctgttttctatgaacgtgccccgaagatacaccgggaggcgtttgctaccactgaaacgtccctcggggagccctgtagagttccgaaaggtcgtctgaagcttgtttcacgaccccggtggtccctgggtgcctgtaggcccgttttggggggccGTTTAcctgtcagtggagcgggccccggtaGCCCTATCAGAAAAGGcatccgtgagagatcgggggtgtcccggcttaatcGGGATGCCTCCAGAACGCgaccggacgtgtcgttggtcactttggcattaagagggatttttagagtcccatattaggcacctttcggtgtttcagtgattcggtgatgaatagtgccacagtgccggctccgctgttttcggggttccttgTCTGTCTGCTCTTCCGACGGCTCTCTTCTGTTTTTCTagtggacccagctcttctcttgtcgttcatgactctgtgaccgcacgttcgcctccgattgccgggtgatgaatagtaacccgggccttGATCGGGATTCTCTTGTAGGAAGCCGATGgcccaaaatggggtgctgacagcttgcccttctttggttgcatgctcggttagaggatgtagccataGACCATAATAAGCATCCCCTTTTTGGGCCCGGCGACAGTTCTGATACCGTATCCCCCCCACTGCTACTCGTACCTCGCTTGGACATGTCGGGACATTGCGCTGGAAATTaagaccgggacggacccgaaagAAACCAGGATAAACCATGAAGAAACCAGGGTAGACCGgaacaagaaattaaaagccgggatagacccgtggggccaggatggacctgaacaggaaatttaaagccgggatggacccgaggggccaggatggacctgaacagGAAATTTAAagcgggatggacccgaggggccaggatagacttgaacggaaatttaaaagccgggatggacccgaggggcgaggatagacctgaacggaaatttaaaagccgggatggacccgaggggccaggatagacctgaacatgaaattaaaagccgggatggacccgagaggccaggatagacctgaacatgaaattaaaagccgggatggacccgaggggccaggatagacctgaacagaaatttaaaagccgggatggacccgaggggccaggatagacctgaacagaaatttaaaagccaggatggacccgaggggccaggatagacctgaacatgaaattaaaagccgggatggacccgaggggtcaggatagacctgaacagaaatttaaaagccgggatggacccgaggggccaggatagacctgaacatgaatttaaaagccgggatgaacccgaatgcagaaattcaaaaccgggatggacccgaacaggaatttaaaactgggatggacccgaacaggaatttaaaaccgggatggacccgaacaggaatttgaaaccgggatggacccgaacaggaatttgaaaccgggatggacccgaacaggaagtttaaaaccgggatggacccgaataggaagtttaaaaccgggatggacccgaacatgacgtttaaaaccgagatggaccctaacaggaatttaaaaccgggatggacccgaacaggaatttgaaaccgggatggacccgaacaagaatttagaaTTTGGCATTTAAAGTttggaatttaaaatttggaatttaaagtttggaatttaaaatttggaaTTTGCGGAAAACGTTGTGCGATATGGCTCGCTTGGCGTTTGGGTCTGAACCGCCTCATGCGCGGTGACTGATGATGATCTCCTATCGTTTGTCCTTCTTTGAACACCGTTGGTTTGGGCGATGCGGCGCATCCCTCGATGATTTCCAAGGCTTCGAGAGCACGGCTTGCCACATGAGGCAGACGCGAATCCATCGGCGGGGAGCGTCCCTTGGGGTTCCTGATCGTACCTGTACATGGGAAAGAGAAGCCTACAAAGGACGTCAGCCACGCGAAATCGTTTAGACTACGACGCgtaaaggaatctatgtaaagatgtgttggGGATATGACATCGGTGACCATTTGGAAGGCGGCCGTGTCATTATCGGAGAATGGTTTTTTGTGACGGATAGCCCGTAGAATATATGCATAAAGGTAAtgggagggatcttatgggatcctccaaatcaagcaTACGTCGATTCGGCCCCATTCCGAGGCtagtctcgagcctggagagtcgaagagagtttgcttgcgtcggaggatgctgaaccactactcggtgtagcttcacagaGAAGCGTTGCTGTTCTTTCGTGGTAGAGCCGACATtatcccctaacttttgcctaggtcgcaagatgcgtgaggacctagcggggtatttttatttgatttttttcttttctcacaagaatgctcaccttttgctacgattccTCGTGTTTGGGGCGAGATCGCACCTCTAGGGTCCTCTAGCTtctgcctaggccgcctcgaagaggttttcgacctagcgaggaaatgatttatgctctccttttgccgcgactcccctttgcgggattttaagtcgtgccactcgttccctagcttttttgcctaggccgtctcaaagaggttttcgacctagcgagaaaatttatttttttctctcaagaaagcttagtatTGGACAAAACAGCGGGAATTGACGCTCGTTCACGAGAAcagaaatgtcttacaatgaaaCAGGCACGGAGCCAGGCGaataaaaaaaacgaaaacacATACAAGTGCTcatggataatacttcttgatggcgtcagcgttgacggggAGGGCATTTTCGGTGCCGTCCATATCGCTCAGAATGACCGCTCCTTCGGAGAAAATCTCTTTGACGATGAaggggccgtcgtatttgtacgagaactttccTCGAGAGTCGGGCGCGACATGTAGAACCTTCCTcaggacgaggtcaccgggaCTGAACTCTCGGGGACGGACCTTGGCATTGAATGCTCGTGCCATCCTCtgttggtagcactgtccgtggcacaGCGCTTTCAGCCTTTTCTCATCAATGAGGTTTAGTTGCTCATATCGCTGCTTTGCCCACTCCGCTTCTGCAAGTTCGGCCTCGGCAAGAAttctcatggaagggatctccacttcgattgggaggactgcctccatgccatagattAGGGAGTacgaggttgccccggttgaagtccgtatggatgtccggtacgccaagagtgcataggggagcatctcgtcccaatccttgtagttcaccgtcattttttcgatgatcttcttgatgttcttattcgccgcttccaccgcaccgttcatttggggacggtatggggtggagttgcggtgttggattttgaattgtgcacagagctcgtcgatgaccttgttgttcaggttcttagCGTTGTCCATGATGATTGTCGCGgggaccccgtaccgggcaatgacgtcacttctgagaaaacgggctaCGGCTTTTACGGTGACCAATGCGAGAGTGatagcctcgatccacttggtgaaatAATCAATTGCCAGCAAGAAGAACATGTgcccgttagacgctttggggttgatcgggccgatcacgtccatcccccacattaAGAAGGGCCACGGGGCCGTCATAGGGCGTAGCTCGTTGGGCGGCGCCTTAATCTAATCGGCGTACACTTGGCATCGGTGAcagtgtctgacatgctttacgcagtcagtctccatggtggaccaataatagcctaagcgcatgatcttcttaacGAGCATAAGGCCATTCATGTGGGGCCCACAATTTCCtccgtgcacttcttccataaGACGCcgcgattcgtgttcgtcgatgcaccggaggagcgtGGAATCAAAGGAGCGGCGGTATAGTATCTCACCGCTCAGAAAGTAGTGCATCGCAAGGCGCCTGAGCGTCTTTgatcgcggcgatcggcgaacGGGGGATATTGGCCCGTTTGCAAGAAGTTCTTGATGTcctcgtaccacggcttcgctTCGGACGCTTCAATCGCATTGCAGTGGGCCGGGCCTTTGGCCACTTCGATTTCAAGAGGTTCGACGATGTTCCCCTCTGAAATACTCGCCATGGATGCAAGTGTCGCAAGTGCGTCTGCGAACTGATTCTTCGCGCGTGGAgtgtaggtgaacgagatctTCTCGAAATTCTTCGCCAACTTCTCAAGGTATTCATGGTACGGGACTAGCTTcgcgtctttcgtcttccattgccccaacgtttggaagattgtgatCATGGAATCACCGAACACTTCtaactccttcaccttgaaatcaatcgccgcttgcaAACCGAGAATGCACGCCTCATACTCGGCCACATTGTTGGTACAGGAGAAATCCACTTTTGCTGCGACCGGATAATGACGCCCATCCGGGGATATCAAGACTGCCCCAACTCCGGATCCCACGGAATTGACAGccccgtcaaagtacatcttccacgttggctcctctttctcttcatctacctggaggattccttcatccgggaagtcCGTGTTAATCGGCGTGTCATCGTCaatcgggaattctgctaggTGGTCGGCAATGgcttgccccttgacagaTGTGCGAGGCACGTACTCTATGTCGTATTCCGTCAACTGACAGCGCCATTTtgcgatgttcctcatggaggaggggCTATCGAGCAAATACCGCAAGGGGTCCGCTTTTGACAATTAGCGGATCGTGTGATA
This genomic window contains:
- the LOC116205565 gene encoding uncharacterized protein LOC116205565; protein product: MYFDGAVNSVGSGVGAVLISPDGRHYPVAAKVDFSCTNNVAEYEACILGLQAAIDFKVKELEVFGDSMITIFQTLGQWKTKDAKLVPYHEYLEKLAKNFEKISFTYTPRAKNQFADALATLASMASISEGNIVEPLEIEVAKGPAHCNAIEASEAKPWYEDIKNFLQTGQYPPFADRRDQRRSGALRCTTF